In Toxoplasma gondii ME49 chromosome V, whole genome shotgun sequence, the DNA window AGATAGAGAAGCGGGCATTTCATGCTGTTCTAACGTTACGCATAAACACGTATTTAAATTTATTACAGTttggggtgtacatacaccatGTGAGACACCCACCTGGGATAGTCCTTGAACTCGGATCGATAGTTGCGTTGCTTCTTCATCGCCCACTCAGTCATCTTGAGGAATCCAACGACTGTGAAGATCCATGCTGGAAAACGCATTCCGCACACCCTTGGAAGCGAATCTGTCAATCTTGTAGGTACCACTTCTGCGCGTAAGGTGTCTTTTATCCTCATATGTTAACCGCGGATGTAAAATACGTATCATACTCGATCGGGTTCGTCTTCGTACAAGCGCCCTTTCCTCGGATCACTCTCAACACCGCACAATACGCTGAAGACGACTCCCAGTACTGCCTCACACTCACACCCGAGGAGTGCGTTTCTCGCCGTTTCAACTCCATGTGAGCCTCGACTACACCCCATCGGAGACTTGCTTGCTGTCTGCATCACGTAAATGACATCCTATCGAGTATCCTAATACAAGACGACCTCCGCTGCTTCCATCAAAGATCTACATCTCGGAATCGCCGTCCCTTTGTGTGGAGACACTGTTCATCACGGAAGAAACAATCTTACAGGTGAGACAAGACACGAGGACGGAGAAAGTGACCCAAGAGAGCGTTTCCCAGAAGTAGTTTGCGCAGCTGACGAGGTCAAAACCCCAGCCTGACGGGACCCCCctctgtcgcgtgccgcgCGCCCTGAGACTCCGGAGAATCAAGTGTGTCTTGAAGTTCAGCAACTCAAAGATCTGCGAGGAaaggccgagagaaaaacagacgtcGATCCGTTCGCAGACGAACTGGTTTCTGTTATGTCTGCATTCTTCCTTCCAAAGGTCCAGTTCATTTCTTCAAAAAGAAACTTTCGCAGGGACGAACATCCTCAGCTGTATTAGGTCCAAAATCTAACGCGTCTACTCCCTTCGCAGCTCGCGCGCAGTCAACACAGGAAACTCCCCATGTCTGCACCTTTCCTTCTGTCACAGTTCCTAGGCTCAACAGAAGACACTGGATAGAAAAAACTTCTCGACAAAGGTTTTTTAAGCATCGCGACACATTGCACACGAAGCACGCAACACAGAACGCGTTGCTTCCCACTGTCCCTTCCACGattctcgcctttctgtcaAATCAGGAAAAGGTCCGAGCCTCGCGATTCACCAGTCACACGGGACTGAGTCCCAGCACAGGAGAGTCGTTCACCGTTCTCtgacacatgcacacagcTTTCGACGCTGGTGTAACAAGAAACATGAAGGAAACATGAGACGAGAACTCGATTTTCCAAACCCCCCCAAAACCCGTCTCTACCAGCGACGGGCGCGTTTCGACGAAATGCAGATATAATATGGTAAATGGTTCCGAGAAGCTCTTACGCCACATCCCGCTGCATCCACTCAACCTGCAATGGGACGTGTGTAACTAGAGGGCTCTCCCACACGAGAAAAGTCGAATCGGAAAGAGTGGCTTCGCGTTCTTACCACCATGGTTGCCGCGAGGCTGTAGATGACGAGAGGCTGGTCGTCTCGCCACATCGGCTGGTATTTCGGGTGGAAGAGAAAATATCCAACGAAGACACCAAAGAGAATCCAGTAGTGCCCACAGTTGATGGGAACATTCACAATCGGCATCGTGCTGCTGCTGAATCTGTGGACGAAGAGCGTCTCCAGCTCCCGCTTCATGAAGTGGAACATCGTCAGCCAGAAGGCGACTCTGAGGCACAGAGAACCCGAACATAAGCCGACCCAGTTGATCATCAGAATGCAAAGCCGAGGGTGGGCGCAGACTCGGCGACCTCACGCGCGAGCGGTCAACCTTTCCTCTTGCTTGCGTACTCCGGGCAAGCAACACGACCAGATAACACCTGAAGCGAGAGCGTCTGTTACTGCTTGTGAACGGGGGTTTCTACGATTCGCGGACAGAAACCCGAGGAACCAAGGAACGAGGGACAAGCTGTGCGCGCGCAGGCAACAGCGATTTCCACCCTCGGAAGGCTTGTGTGTGGCTCTGAAGCTGGAGTCCTCTGATAACCCAGTTTCTTACTTGCAGCGACTTTTGTactcttctcttcatttGACTCTATTTCCACAATGAGTATCATGTAACTAGGCTCTGTTGTCCTGACTATCTTTGTGACAGCGACGCGTGCTATTTAGCTGGTTGCGTTTCTCCGGGACTCATCACCTTGACTACTCTCTGCTGACACACCAGAAGAGGCAGCACGGTGGAGCGGAATGAACGCATGTGTAGACAGTCTGAACAGGCAAGTCTCGAAAGCGATATTCGGGAACCTAGCCAAAGATCAACTCCATGGGTGGAGTCGCAGATCTACTACCGAAGTGTCTAAAGGACTCCAAGGAAACGACGTCAGACGCGACTGAGCCCTTCTGGATGTCAGCagacgaacagagacgcTCCACAAGTCTCCACCGTTCGCTCCAGAGGAGACTCGAACAGCTGAACATGGACGCAGGCACGACCCAAAAGCAGACTGTTGCCGCACCGCGCCGCATGGAATCTTCCCTCTTGAAGAACTCTGCGGCGAGTGTCTGTCCACCGCGCGAGAGGACGTACTTCTGCACCAGACTTTTCTCCGGAGGGTCGTTGACGCCATAGATCAAGGCAGAGCAGCAGtagaagagagggaaaatCAAGAGAGGTCCCAGGTACTCGAGCACAAAGACAAGTCGCCAGGAAATCTGGactcctgcatgcaagagGCCACGAAACCACGCCTCAAACCACGCGATAAAAACGTCCTCGCCCTCGAAAAGAAAcgtcgaaagagaaagggcCGGATGCAGGGACACACTCGTcattcctctcgctctcgcgttcAGACTTGCAGAAACACCTTGTGCGTTTGCACAGAACATCCGCAACCATTTCCTCTCACAAGCAGATGTCTAGACACTGCAGACACGCGGGAATATCGGCGGTTCAAGAGCGTTCGTAGCACCAAAGATGCATCCACTGAACTGGAAACTTTCTACAAGCTTTCCGAATCTAGAAGTCACTTCCAGAGGCTCCCTCGCCCTTGCGTCGAATTTACGCGACTTTTTGAGGCGGAAGTAGACGGCGGACGGTGACAAAAGCAGGCGACCCAAGCTACACTTGACTCAGGCAAATGCAGAAAATTACAGAAAGGTCACCAGATCTccacaggaaacagagaaaagcgaaactTGCCTCTCATACTCTACATCTGAAATATGCACAGACGACGCAAACcgtatatatgaatgtattTTTTCTACGTTTTTGTGAACCTCCCCTTGAGCTTCACACTCGTGTGGGTTCCGCGACACCAAGCCGGAGCTTCTGAAGAGAGATTATTTGAAGGGCTGATGTAAGTGTTATCCATCAACACGAGTCCACACGACAAGCGAGCTTCCTGGAAACTTTGGACGCAGTCGCGATTCTCCGGAACCTACCTAGATCTTTGAAGACGAGAGTGGTGCCGTCCTTGACACCGTACGCCTCCAGAGGACCATCGGCCTTTACTGGAATCCCCTTTGCTGTATCGACAGTCCAccactgtctctctgggTAGTAGtgaactgcagagagaaaaagaattGAGACGCGTCGGTCGATTACGGGCACCGGGGTCGCCGGAGGATACGCCTTGCAGGGTCACGGGGACCGTTGCGTTTGCATAAAGTTactcttgtttttccttgCGTACGCAGGGCACTCAGGACCACCAAAGAACAGCTGGAGCTGGACGTCCCGTCCGTTCTTGGGGAAACGATTTCCGAATCCCCAATGAGCTAGAGTTTCACAAAGCAGCTACCCCATCTTCCGTGCAGACACGCCGGCATCACGAGCACGAACGAACCTGCTTCAATATTCTGCGTTTTTCCACACTCGGGAGAGACTCAAAGCATCAGAGAGAGTGGCTAGACACAGTACAGACTTTTTGGGTCAGAATCAGGCGGGAGCAGAGTGCGGACTGCACGGCGGAAGGGAAATGATGCAACCGGAAGGAAGATGAAACAGCTGAGAGGGCGTTCGCATACAGGAAAGGCACTGGAGACCAAAATAAGCAGAGACGTTTTCCGCGATGCGCTTCCTTCTGTGCACCGAACTGGACCCTGGGTCATGCATCATCATAGAAGTAAAATCAGGATAAACATATCCTTTTTTACACCGCATGAACGTCGGAAGGcaccctctgtttctttccagcACACTGCTCTTCAACCGAGCATCTCTTCCCTTGAAACCCACGTAGGTGGCTTCAGCGTAGCATGCGAGGGAAAAGTTAACTTCGATCATCTGCACACTTTTCAGAAACGGTTCTAAACGGTTCTGTCgagttggaactgcctgcACGAGATCATCTACTGAAGTTGATCCTGTCTACGAGCTGCGAACTGCAGGGGATCTGGTATGCCAGCGTCACAGGCAAAGAGGAGTATGCTTCAGAATTGAAAAGGGAAAGGGCAGCGTGAAAAACATCCACAGAGGGGGCGACGGAACGACCCGACGGGCGGGGTGTCGCAGAAGTTGGGACCCTCTTTTCAGCCGGACTCGATTTTACAAATGACAAGTTATCGTCTAGGCCGTTCTGGAAAGTCCTCTCATTAGGGTGTACACGAGATTGCAGTTCAGCAAGGAAGCCGGAACGAGAACAGCAGGCACTTTTGCCCGTTTTTGTCTGAGGCGAAGCCGGGAACCCGGCAGAACCGCGCAGACCGCcgctctgtttctcgtgGCAAGTGGAGAGTTTTGCCACTTCAGCAGAAACGTACACTTTTGGTAGAAGAGTTGCTTGAATTCTTCCACTGTGCAGTCCTCGGGAAGCTCGAACGCGTCGATGAACTTCCCATTGcgcttcttcagagaaaTCCTCATGGTGACCTCGTGACAAGGACGGCCTTTTGGCGGGTGTACCGACACCGGAGCGCCGCTCGACGAGTGCGACTTCGCTGGCTGTGAAGATTCGCGAATGTGGGCCGTTTTCCGAGTTCTTTCGGCGGAAAATCTTCGACTCGGGAGATGCACACACAAAAAAGTGACTCTGCGCGCGAGGCACAATAGGCCGAGAGGCGAGTGGTGCACCGGCGAACGGGACGGCGAACACCTGGACTCGACCCAAGAAAAGCGCTGTTGTCGCGACGATCTGTAGTCGCATAAAGGACGAAACTTGCAGAATTGCGGGTCCAATCGACCCGAGAAGGACCAGGCGAAAGGTtcgcgaggaaaacgcgccAGCGCCAGCGACCGGGGATGTGGAAAAAGAGCGACATGCAGAAACGAGCAGCGGGGCTGCCTTTTCGGAGCGACGACAGCAAACGCACGACGCAGACCAAGTCGCGGACGAACGCGCAAGGAAGTTCCGCGAAAACTTGCTGAGACAGAATCCGAAAGACCTGGGAACTCGTCCTCAACTTGGCAGACGAAAGCACCGCTGGAAACAGGTGTTTTACTCGGGGAAAAACCACCCCCACTCCTGCAGTCGAAACGTGGCTGTTCGTCGTGGTTCGTTTGTGCGAgccgcagagacgagagtcGAGACAGACGGATCTCAAGGGATCCCTCAGGAAGAGGAACTAGCAAACAAAAGACAGTCGGAACAGAAAGAtcagaaaagcgaggaaggcagcggCGAGAAACGAGGCAGTGAAACGAATCGcgcaaagacagaaaactcTCAGTAGTGCCTTACGTGAAACAACAGTGGCGAAAAGTTTAGCAATCATGTTCAGTGTGACACTGCGGCGAGTGCAGGAATCACGCGAGAGGACTCGAAAATGGGAATCTGTTCTTTCCGGTGAGTTGTGTTGCCGCAACCTATCGACTTCTTCACGTGGAGGCTGGACTGGAACTCCACAAGTCTGTACCACGCAACAACAACGTGTGAGCGACCGAGAGCAGAGCAGACACTTTGTGCGGCTTCTTTTTGCGTACTCTCCGTAATAAAGGATGTCGCCCTTCGGTCGTCGTTCACAGCtggggaggagaaaggcgacacaCAACACGACCTCGGGGGATGTTACGCACAGTGTCGAAGGTTCTTCTAGAATCCTTCGGCCTTTCCGTCTGGAAGTCGATACACGAACGTACTCTCAGCTGTGACAACTGTCATTCCTCTTCCCACAGGTACTGAAATTTTCAGTTGATTAGGTGCCTATATGGCTAGGCCGTTGTAGCAGGTAACATCCTAGATCCCCA includes these proteins:
- a CDS encoding 3-oxo-5-alpha-steroid 4-dehydrogenase (encoded by transcript TGME49_285240~Signal peptide predicted by SignalP 2.0 HMM (probability 0.447) with cleavage site probability 0.420 at residue 20~Predicted trans-membrane domain (TMHMM2.0):199-222:236-259:271-289:292-315); protein product: MRLQIVATTALFLGRVQVFAVPFAGAPLASRPIVPRAQSHFFVCASPESKIFRRKNSENGPHSRIFTASEVALVERRSGVGTPAKRPSLSRGHHEDFSEEAQWEVHRRVRASRGLHSGRIQATLLPKVSLLPRETVVDCRYSKGDSSKGRWSSGGVRCQGRHHSRLQRSRVAFWLTMFHFMKRELETLFVHRFSSSTMPIVNVPINCGHYWILFGVFVGYFLFHPKYQPMWRDDQPLVIYSLAATMVIFELLNFKTHLILRSLRARGTRQRGVPSGWGFDLVSCANYFWETLSWVTFSVLVSCLTSWIFTVVGFLKMTEWAMKKQRNYRSEFKDYPRNRRAIIPFIL